A window of Verrucomicrobiota bacterium JB022 contains these coding sequences:
- a CDS encoding class I SAM-dependent methyltransferase yields MPERQAQEHGWMHATPGTRGYESGVERFIQASQTLNFAVTNRDFLPYLPPLPARVLDLGAGVGQNAAALARLGYEVVAVEPLGDFVEAARRTYPGLSIHSQQDSLPQLESLHDVAPFDFILLDGVWHHLDPDERPVAMARIASLMHPGGRCAISLRNGPAGMGTHLFPTSAAETIRQGAACGLKAILHLENQPSLFAHKVGVSWARVVLEK; encoded by the coding sequence GTGCCGGAGCGACAAGCGCAAGAGCATGGCTGGATGCACGCAACTCCCGGAACGCGCGGCTATGAGAGTGGGGTCGAGCGCTTCATCCAAGCGAGCCAGACGCTGAATTTCGCGGTGACGAATCGGGACTTCCTGCCGTATTTGCCGCCTTTGCCGGCGCGTGTGCTCGATCTGGGCGCAGGTGTGGGACAAAATGCGGCAGCATTGGCTCGGTTGGGCTACGAGGTCGTGGCGGTCGAGCCGCTGGGCGACTTTGTCGAAGCGGCACGGAGGACCTACCCCGGCCTTTCAATCCACTCGCAGCAAGACAGCCTCCCGCAGCTCGAAAGCCTGCACGACGTGGCACCTTTCGACTTCATCCTGCTGGATGGGGTATGGCACCACCTCGATCCTGATGAACGCCCGGTGGCAATGGCCCGGATCGCGTCCTTGATGCATCCGGGTGGACGTTGCGCGATCTCGCTGCGCAACGGCCCGGCGGGGATGGGGACCCATCTCTTCCCCACTAGCGCGGCAGAGACGATCCGCCAAGGCGCGGCCTGCGGTCTCAAGGCCATCTTGCACCTCGAAAACCAGCCCAGCCTCTTTGCGCACAAGGTCGGCGTAAGCTGGGCACGGGTGGTTTTGGAGAAGTAA
- a CDS encoding GspE/PulE family protein — translation MADAAPPPAPHREWAELVEHLRTQRDVSTADIALARLATGSEDPQAWLAYWEQIALVSSTRRVAALAALLGWPMVTLTDFEPAATQAFSRDWIRAHRIVPWAQRDGHLVLALDAPAKATTARAMAALCARPVVLALTTPEHLEAALKPSASTPVTGNPADHGQAGRLEALLLQGLERRASDVHLEPHGTALRLRWRIDGRLQPGPQVPPVHCRELLNHLKLRAGLASTETRRPQDGRFSAVGRHWRVSILPALTGESVVMRLLDHTEAPTRLDALQMPSAIQYELEQELHCGEGLLLVTGPTGSGKTTTLYALVRALSGPTRKVVTVEDPIEAQLPGVGQVAVRPQHGLSFADALRALLRQSPDVILIGEIRDAETARVAVEASLTGHLVLSSLHTNDSVGAVTRLRDLGIENYRLAASLRGVLAQRLATRHTGQVGRRAIFEWLRLGPALAEAIHAGQHDAQLRVLAQTHGHHPLSTHARELIAKGEIAPETLDALGVE, via the coding sequence ATGGCCGACGCCGCGCCTCCCCCAGCGCCCCATCGCGAATGGGCCGAGCTGGTCGAGCACCTGCGCACCCAGCGCGACGTCTCGACCGCCGACATCGCCCTTGCCCGCCTCGCTACCGGCTCCGAAGACCCGCAAGCCTGGCTGGCGTATTGGGAGCAGATCGCACTCGTCTCCTCCACCCGCCGCGTGGCCGCGCTCGCCGCCTTGCTCGGCTGGCCAATGGTGACGCTGACCGATTTTGAGCCCGCCGCCACGCAGGCCTTTTCACGCGACTGGATCCGCGCCCACCGCATCGTGCCCTGGGCCCAGCGCGACGGCCACCTCGTCCTTGCACTCGACGCCCCGGCGAAGGCAACCACCGCCCGCGCCATGGCTGCCCTTTGCGCCCGCCCTGTCGTACTGGCCCTGACCACCCCCGAGCACCTCGAAGCCGCCCTGAAGCCCTCCGCATCTACACCAGTCACAGGAAACCCGGCAGACCACGGACAAGCGGGCCGCCTGGAAGCTCTGCTCCTGCAGGGGCTGGAGCGCCGGGCGAGCGATGTACACCTCGAGCCCCACGGCACGGCTTTGCGCCTGCGTTGGCGCATCGACGGTCGCCTCCAGCCCGGCCCCCAGGTGCCGCCCGTGCATTGCCGCGAACTGCTCAACCACCTCAAGCTGCGAGCCGGGCTCGCCTCCACTGAGACGCGACGCCCGCAGGATGGCCGTTTCAGCGCGGTGGGGCGACATTGGCGCGTCTCGATCTTGCCGGCGCTGACCGGCGAATCGGTCGTCATGCGCCTGCTCGACCACACCGAAGCCCCCACCCGCCTCGATGCGCTCCAGATGCCGTCGGCGATCCAGTACGAGCTGGAGCAGGAGCTTCACTGCGGCGAAGGCCTGCTGCTCGTCACCGGCCCCACCGGCTCGGGCAAGACGACGACCCTTTACGCCCTCGTCCGCGCACTCAGCGGCCCCACCCGCAAGGTGGTGACGGTCGAAGACCCGATCGAAGCACAGCTCCCCGGTGTGGGCCAGGTCGCCGTGCGCCCGCAACACGGCTTGAGCTTTGCCGATGCCCTGCGCGCCCTGCTCCGTCAGTCGCCCGACGTGATCCTGATCGGTGAGATCCGGGACGCCGAGACCGCGCGCGTAGCCGTCGAAGCTTCCCTCACCGGTCACCTCGTGCTCTCCAGCCTGCACACCAACGACAGCGTGGGAGCCGTCACCCGCCTCCGCGATCTGGGGATCGAAAACTACCGCCTCGCAGCCAGCCTGCGGGGGGTGCTTGCCCAGCGCCTCGCCACCCGCCACACCGGTCAGGTGGGCCGCCGCGCGATCTTTGAATGGCTGCGCCTCGGCCCGGCTCTGGCCGAAGCCATCCACGCCGGTCAACACGACGCCCAGCTACGGGTATTGGCCCAAACCCACGGCCACCACCCCCTCTCTACCCACGCCCGCGAGTTGATCGCAAAGGGCGAAATCGCCCCCGAGACGCTGGACGCACTGGGCGTGGAGTAG
- the coaE gene encoding dephospho-CoA kinase (Dephospho-CoA kinase (CoaE) performs the final step in coenzyme A biosynthesis.): MSPSNPNPPRVRIGLTGGIGCGKSTVLEILQRHGATTAQADLLAREQFDNPEVLKPLRETFGEGIFGPEGKVDRAALGRIVFSSRERLAKLEALLHPAVRAAWQKICDEPHPLVVIEIPLLFEKNLFSSFDLTWCVAAGSQTRHQRLQARGWNDEQIAQREANQWTVAQKMQNADVVIWNEGSLAHLEAQVARALATPRA; encoded by the coding sequence ATGAGTCCGTCCAACCCAAACCCTCCGCGCGTGCGCATCGGCCTGACTGGCGGCATCGGCTGCGGCAAAAGCACGGTGCTGGAGATCCTGCAGCGCCATGGTGCCACCACGGCGCAGGCCGACTTGCTGGCGCGTGAGCAATTTGACAACCCGGAGGTGCTGAAACCGTTGCGCGAGACGTTTGGCGAGGGTATTTTCGGGCCCGAAGGAAAGGTTGACAGGGCGGCGCTCGGGCGTATCGTCTTCTCTTCACGAGAGCGGTTGGCCAAGCTTGAGGCGCTGCTGCATCCCGCAGTCCGAGCCGCGTGGCAAAAGATCTGCGACGAGCCGCACCCGCTGGTGGTCATCGAAATCCCACTGCTCTTCGAAAAAAACCTTTTCTCGTCTTTCGATCTCACCTGGTGTGTCGCTGCCGGCTCCCAAACCCGCCATCAAAGGCTGCAAGCCCGGGGATGGAACGACGAACAAATCGCCCAACGTGAAGCCAACCAATGGACGGTGGCGCAAAAAATGCAAAACGCTGATGTCGTGATCTGGAACGAGGGCTCCCTCGCTCACCTGGAGGCGCAAGTCGCTCGCGCCCTCGCCACGCCCCGCGCGTAA
- a CDS encoding metallophosphoesterase yields MTRTSLLSLTLLASLTGQLSAERYVFDFGLANEESARPDLFGTYWNNFSDRTATSATGFVDMEGNPAEGLTVTFTDAFPASSSNTIGTEKVYTPSATGDFWYVTKGSADTSGAFVIGGLDPSGNTVYDLQFFASTNRRAPQVFDTDYAVAGATSETTTLVIVGNESNVARVDGMVPNASGEITVTVTASATSDSFGAIGVFDLASRAPGDPVTPAPEEPQMPDPSAIGSTPNPSADPSDANPHGLRAYVWESVDSYTSRVGLGELLRRAGFHVEPLPLDAPPFDGERETDVDLIALGSFVSESPAYAAYMAEYGDMLDDYIDRRGLLIQFTQNDSIEVEPPFLPSTQDASRSDADFDAPLILTPEHPLLAGVPTVNEGKAVSWIMDNNPSHPHYPDAGWEAFVQFFGFQVLLSGDERARNPILMEGAYGQGRFFLAAMGNDKVLSASSGQQVAPESLAAFNDVFFANLYEYAKLVTDLNTPALDITPQPGESEIDEGAWTIAILPDTQIYSQNYPGVFSAQTSWLVANRQRYNIRYVLHLGDIVNVNSIPEWQNARESLGILDGKLPYALVPGNHDYGPGGNARTRATFLNDYFHTEFYEQWPTFGGAMNEGEMDNTYHLFRAGGIDWIVIALEWGPRDSTIEWADSILERYPNRKAILVTHAYMNNNDYRYDITDTERPQDYNPHVYNTEGGVNDGEELWQKLVKRHNFVLTVNGHVLGDGAGFRIDPNDAGQNVAQMLVNYQMRSLGGEGYLRLLTINPDSSVDVKSYSPIYDSYLTAQDQEFSFDLAIEPEDLNENGVPDYFDAELDSDMDGLNNYEEFVNLGTNPMMLDSDGDGLSDAFEVEHGLDPATSDAHLIGTIFGHANQLGYYTAEDIHNLKPGSLVVEPENGGLRLQFQLQESADLEQWNDLGEPIEATVPAPSGASFYRFAIEE; encoded by the coding sequence ATGACGCGAACCAGCCTCCTCTCTCTCACGCTCCTGGCCAGCCTCACCGGCCAACTGAGCGCGGAGCGCTACGTCTTCGACTTCGGCCTTGCCAACGAAGAAAGCGCTCGCCCCGACCTCTTCGGCACTTACTGGAACAACTTCTCCGACCGGACCGCCACCAGCGCGACCGGCTTTGTCGACATGGAGGGCAACCCGGCCGAGGGCCTGACGGTGACCTTCACCGATGCCTTCCCGGCCTCCAGCTCCAATACGATCGGCACGGAAAAGGTCTACACGCCCTCCGCCACCGGCGACTTCTGGTATGTGACCAAGGGCTCCGCCGACACCAGCGGGGCCTTTGTCATCGGCGGCCTCGACCCGAGCGGCAATACGGTCTACGACCTGCAGTTCTTCGCCTCCACCAACCGGCGGGCACCCCAGGTTTTCGATACCGATTACGCCGTCGCCGGCGCCACCTCCGAGACGACTACGCTCGTGATCGTCGGTAATGAAAGCAACGTGGCCCGTGTCGACGGCATGGTGCCCAACGCCTCCGGCGAAATCACCGTGACGGTGACCGCCTCCGCCACCTCCGACAGCTTTGGCGCGATCGGCGTGTTCGACCTCGCCTCCCGCGCCCCCGGCGACCCCGTGACGCCCGCGCCGGAAGAGCCGCAAATGCCCGACCCCTCGGCCATCGGCAGCACCCCCAACCCGTCCGCCGACCCCAGCGACGCCAACCCGCACGGCCTGCGTGCCTACGTGTGGGAAAGCGTCGACAGCTACACCAGCCGCGTGGGCCTGGGTGAGTTGTTGCGCCGTGCGGGCTTCCACGTCGAGCCCCTGCCCCTCGATGCTCCGCCGTTTGATGGCGAGCGCGAGACCGATGTGGACCTGATCGCCCTCGGCTCCTTTGTCTCCGAATCTCCCGCCTACGCCGCCTACATGGCCGAGTATGGCGACATGCTCGACGACTACATCGACCGCCGCGGCCTGCTGATCCAGTTTACCCAAAACGACTCCATCGAAGTCGAGCCGCCCTTCCTGCCCTCTACGCAGGACGCCAGCCGCAGCGATGCCGACTTTGACGCCCCGCTGATCCTCACGCCCGAGCACCCGCTGCTCGCCGGCGTGCCGACGGTCAACGAAGGCAAGGCCGTCTCGTGGATCATGGACAACAACCCCTCGCACCCGCACTACCCCGACGCCGGCTGGGAAGCCTTTGTGCAGTTCTTCGGCTTCCAGGTGCTGCTCTCGGGCGACGAGCGCGCACGCAACCCCATCCTGATGGAGGGTGCCTATGGCCAGGGCCGCTTCTTCCTCGCCGCCATGGGCAACGACAAGGTGCTCAGCGCCAGCAGCGGCCAGCAAGTCGCCCCCGAATCGCTCGCGGCCTTCAACGACGTGTTTTTCGCCAACCTCTATGAATACGCCAAGCTGGTGACCGACCTGAACACGCCGGCCCTCGACATCACGCCCCAGCCGGGCGAGTCCGAGATCGACGAAGGCGCCTGGACCATCGCCATCCTGCCCGACACGCAGATCTATTCGCAAAACTACCCGGGCGTGTTCTCCGCGCAGACGTCGTGGCTCGTCGCCAACCGTCAGCGCTACAATATCCGCTACGTGCTGCACCTGGGCGACATCGTGAACGTCAACTCGATCCCCGAGTGGCAAAACGCCCGCGAATCGCTCGGCATCCTCGACGGCAAGCTGCCCTACGCCCTCGTGCCCGGTAACCACGACTACGGCCCCGGCGGCAACGCCCGCACCCGCGCCACCTTCCTCAACGACTACTTCCACACCGAGTTTTACGAGCAGTGGCCGACCTTCGGCGGCGCCATGAATGAGGGCGAGATGGACAACACCTACCACCTCTTCCGCGCCGGCGGCATCGACTGGATCGTGATCGCCCTCGAGTGGGGGCCACGCGACAGCACGATCGAGTGGGCCGACTCCATCCTGGAGCGCTACCCCAACCGCAAGGCCATCCTGGTGACGCACGCCTACATGAACAACAACGACTACCGCTACGACATCACCGACACCGAGCGCCCGCAGGACTACAACCCGCACGTCTACAACACCGAGGGCGGCGTGAACGATGGTGAAGAGCTGTGGCAAAAGCTCGTGAAGCGGCACAACTTCGTGCTGACCGTCAACGGGCACGTGCTGGGCGACGGCGCAGGCTTCCGCATCGACCCCAACGACGCCGGCCAGAACGTGGCGCAAATGCTCGTGAACTACCAGATGCGCAGCCTCGGGGGCGAAGGCTACCTCCGCCTGCTCACGATCAACCCCGACAGCTCTGTCGACGTAAAGAGCTACTCGCCGATCTACGACAGCTACCTGACCGCGCAGGATCAGGAATTCAGCTTCGACCTCGCCATCGAGCCCGAAGACCTCAACGAAAACGGCGTGCCCGACTACTTCGACGCCGAGCTGGACAGCGACATGGACGGCCTGAACAACTACGAGGAGTTCGTGAACCTGGGCACCAACCCCATGATGCTCGACTCCGACGGCGACGGCCTCTCCGATGCCTTCGAGGTGGAGCATGGTCTCGACCCGGCCACCAGCGACGCCCACCTGATCGGCACCATCTTCGGCCACGCCAACCAGCTGGGCTACTACACCGCCGAAGACATCCACAACCTCAAGCCGGGCAGCCTCGTGGTGGAGCCCGAAAACGGCGGCCTGCGCCTGCAGTTCCAACTGCAGGAAAGCGCCGACCTCGAGCAGTGGAACGACTTGGGCGAGCCAATCGAAGCGACCGTCCCCGCCCCCTCCGGCGCGTCCTTCTACCGCTTCGCGATCGAGGAATAG
- a CDS encoding PEP-CTERM sorting domain-containing protein (PEP-CTERM proteins occur, often in large numbers, in the proteomes of bacteria that also encode an exosortase, a predicted intramembrane cysteine proteinase. The presence of a PEP-CTERM domain at a protein's C-terminus predicts cleavage within the sorting domain, followed by covalent anchoring to some some component of the (usually Gram-negative) cell surface. Many PEP-CTERM proteins exhibit an unusual sequence composition that includes large numbers of potential glycosylation sites. Expression of one such protein has been shown restore the ability of a bacterium to form floc, a type of biofilm.) codes for MQRLIALTGLGLALSGTLSALSFTIDYRYDIEGFFSGENAWRRAPLEGAALALENLLQDEFTAIQTGGGNAYDMGFYHPGTDLEFYAPGLDIAADTLLVFAGALALPDNVLAYGGPGWYENATGSNAFLESLHRGQGDVWSEGATDFGSWGGAISFDSEIDWYFDDDVSTLEAFPGQFDLYTVALHELIHLLGLGTAESWFTLVGEDGLFHGAASSALNGEPVPVSEDGSHWGPGIDSTTLEGEEQAALLAPYLSAGQRKEVTALDLAGLADLGYEPRYPQVPEPRAIALLAGLAALALGACRRRR; via the coding sequence ATGCAACGGCTCATCGCGCTCACTGGTCTCGGCCTGGCCCTCTCCGGCACCCTCTCGGCCCTCTCGTTTACGATCGACTACCGTTACGATATCGAAGGCTTTTTCTCAGGTGAGAACGCTTGGCGTCGCGCGCCATTGGAGGGCGCGGCCTTGGCGCTGGAGAACCTGCTGCAGGACGAGTTTACCGCCATCCAGACGGGAGGGGGCAATGCGTATGACATGGGCTTCTACCACCCGGGCACCGATTTGGAGTTTTACGCACCGGGGCTCGACATCGCGGCCGACACCTTGCTGGTCTTCGCCGGTGCCCTGGCCCTGCCCGACAACGTGCTGGCCTACGGTGGGCCCGGCTGGTACGAAAACGCGACCGGCAGTAACGCGTTTCTGGAATCGCTGCATCGTGGTCAAGGCGACGTCTGGAGCGAGGGTGCCACCGATTTCGGCTCGTGGGGCGGCGCGATCAGCTTCGACTCCGAGATCGACTGGTATTTCGATGACGACGTCTCGACCTTGGAAGCCTTTCCGGGTCAGTTCGACCTCTACACGGTGGCGCTGCACGAGCTGATCCACTTGCTGGGCCTCGGCACGGCCGAAAGCTGGTTTACGCTGGTGGGCGAAGACGGGCTCTTCCATGGTGCCGCCAGTTCGGCGCTGAATGGCGAGCCGGTGCCCGTCTCCGAAGATGGCAGCCACTGGGGGCCCGGCATCGACAGCACCACGCTGGAGGGCGAGGAGCAAGCCGCCCTGCTCGCGCCCTACCTCTCCGCCGGTCAGCGCAAGGAGGTCACCGCGCTCGACCTCGCCGGGCTGGCCGACCTCGGTTACGAGCCGCGCTACCCTCAAGTGCCCGAGCCGCGGGCGATCGCCCTGCTGGCGGGCTTGGCGGCACTGGCCCTTGGAGCCTGCCGGCGCCGTAGATAG
- a CDS encoding PEP-CTERM sorting domain-containing protein (PEP-CTERM proteins occur, often in large numbers, in the proteomes of bacteria that also encode an exosortase, a predicted intramembrane cysteine proteinase. The presence of a PEP-CTERM domain at a protein's C-terminus predicts cleavage within the sorting domain, followed by covalent anchoring to some some component of the (usually Gram-negative) cell surface. Many PEP-CTERM proteins exhibit an unusual sequence composition that includes large numbers of potential glycosylation sites. Expression of one such protein has been shown restore the ability of a bacterium to form floc, a type of biofilm.) — translation MRTLLPLITIGLITTAAHGLQITLDYTYDTNSFFSGDNAYRRIYLEEAAKVYERLLVDELSAIQPTAPNTYTQYIYNPGDGSTTTVVDRPVAANEVIIYAGGFDLGGTTLGRGGYGGWEGYGTQSFFETVNRGQGSVTGETADDFANWGGFMTFNTTAPWYFDDDVDTVEDFAGRFDFYSVAVHEFGHVFGLGTAASWKNLIDDNNLFQGENSIALYGSAVPVNSTGGHWANGVTSETLDGETQEVIMDPDIAANVRKYLTRLDIAGLDDLGWEIHPDYVVAVPEPRTYALLAGLSVLGIVSYRRRRL, via the coding sequence ATGCGCACACTTCTCCCTTTAATAACGATTGGATTGATCACGACTGCGGCCCATGGCCTGCAGATCACCCTGGACTATACCTACGATACCAACAGCTTTTTCTCGGGGGATAACGCCTATCGCCGGATCTATCTGGAAGAGGCCGCCAAAGTCTACGAACGCTTGCTGGTCGACGAGCTGAGCGCCATCCAACCCACAGCGCCCAACACCTACACCCAATACATTTACAACCCGGGGGACGGCTCAACCACGACCGTCGTGGACCGGCCCGTAGCGGCGAACGAAGTCATCATCTACGCAGGCGGGTTTGATTTGGGCGGTACGACCCTCGGGCGTGGTGGCTACGGCGGCTGGGAAGGCTATGGCACCCAGAGCTTTTTCGAAACGGTGAATCGCGGTCAAGGCTCCGTCACGGGCGAAACAGCCGACGACTTTGCCAACTGGGGCGGGTTCATGACCTTCAACACCACCGCGCCCTGGTATTTCGACGACGATGTGGACACGGTGGAAGACTTCGCCGGCCGGTTCGACTTCTATTCGGTCGCCGTGCACGAGTTTGGCCACGTCTTCGGCCTGGGTACAGCCGCCAGTTGGAAAAACCTGATCGACGACAACAACCTCTTCCAAGGCGAGAACTCGATCGCGCTCTATGGCAGCGCCGTGCCGGTCAACAGCACCGGAGGACACTGGGCCAATGGGGTGACCAGCGAAACCCTCGACGGCGAAACGCAGGAAGTGATCATGGATCCAGACATCGCGGCCAACGTGCGCAAGTATCTCACGCGCCTCGACATCGCTGGCCTTGATGATCTAGGCTGGGAAATCCACCCCGATTACGTTGTGGCAGTCCCTGAGCCGCGCACCTACGCCCTGCTCGCTGGTCTCTCTGTCCTCGGCATCGTCAGCTACCGCCGTCGCCGTCTCTAG
- a CDS encoding ABC-F family ATP-binding cassette domain-containing protein, whose protein sequence is MIEIQQLSLRYGPKALYDGISARLGDRDRIGLVGSNGSGKSTLLKVLLGKVDYDGGRIDRSQGTTLGYLPQDGLEAHGQPVLEEVMQADVRTYELQAEMHAASERLHELPHDSAPYHQTLEHIGEIERELEAREAHKLQARAEKVLSGLGFAPKDFVRDCGEFSGGWQMRIALSKLLLAQPTFLLLDEPTNHLDLPSQRWLEQYLRTYPGGLVLISHDRAFLDELTTKTFALSRGNLYVYNGNYSFYEAEHAQRKAVALAQRESQERQMEKTQAFIDRFRAKASKAAQVQSRIKAMDKIELVEIEDDEASVSFKFPPAPRCGATVLEIKGLHKAYGSLRLFEGFDLKIEKGERLAVVGVNGAGKSTLARMMAGDEPMDQGTRELGHQVQLSYFAQHQTESLDPNDNVVQAALRGLNATEQQARDVLGSFLFRGDEAFKPVRVLSGGEKNRLALARMLLQPANFFILDEPTNHLDMQSKRTLQQALRLYDGGFCIISHDRDFLDPIVQKVLEISPSGHRMFWGNVSEYLAKVEADQAAASAAAAGKATSAAVPVDNLNAKERRQREAEKRRVLQPLRQNVERLEAEVERLDAAIATWEEKMKDAAFFSRSDGLKEDMQAYEQTKRDQQNAMEAWEFAQVELEEAEERWQG, encoded by the coding sequence ATGATCGAGATCCAGCAGCTTTCCCTCCGCTACGGTCCCAAGGCGCTCTACGACGGCATCAGCGCCCGCTTGGGCGACCGCGACCGCATCGGCTTGGTGGGCAGCAACGGCTCCGGCAAGTCGACCCTGCTCAAGGTGCTGCTCGGCAAGGTCGATTACGACGGCGGGCGGATCGACCGCAGCCAGGGCACCACCCTCGGCTACCTGCCGCAGGACGGCCTCGAAGCCCACGGCCAGCCCGTGCTCGAAGAAGTGATGCAGGCCGACGTGCGCACCTACGAGCTGCAGGCCGAGATGCACGCCGCCAGCGAACGCCTGCACGAGCTGCCCCATGACAGCGCGCCCTACCACCAGACGCTGGAGCACATCGGCGAGATCGAGCGCGAGCTGGAGGCCCGCGAGGCCCACAAGCTGCAGGCGCGGGCCGAAAAGGTGCTCAGCGGCCTCGGCTTTGCGCCCAAGGACTTTGTGCGCGATTGCGGCGAGTTTTCCGGCGGCTGGCAGATGCGCATTGCGCTGTCGAAGCTCCTGCTCGCCCAGCCCACTTTCCTGTTGCTCGACGAGCCGACGAATCACCTCGATTTGCCCTCCCAACGCTGGCTGGAGCAATACCTGCGCACCTACCCCGGCGGCCTCGTCCTCATCTCGCACGACCGTGCCTTCCTCGACGAGCTGACGACCAAGACTTTCGCCCTCTCGCGCGGCAACCTCTACGTCTACAACGGCAACTACAGCTTTTACGAGGCCGAGCACGCCCAGCGCAAAGCCGTTGCGCTCGCCCAGCGCGAGAGCCAGGAGCGCCAGATGGAGAAGACGCAGGCCTTTATCGATCGCTTCCGCGCCAAGGCCTCCAAGGCCGCCCAAGTGCAGAGCCGGATCAAGGCGATGGACAAGATCGAGCTGGTCGAGATCGAAGACGACGAGGCGAGCGTCAGCTTCAAGTTCCCGCCCGCTCCCCGCTGCGGCGCCACCGTGCTCGAGATCAAGGGCCTGCACAAGGCCTACGGCAGCCTCCGCCTGTTTGAGGGCTTCGACCTCAAGATCGAGAAGGGCGAGCGCCTCGCGGTGGTGGGCGTCAATGGTGCCGGTAAATCGACCCTCGCCCGCATGATGGCAGGCGACGAGCCGATGGACCAGGGCACGCGCGAGCTGGGCCACCAGGTGCAGCTCAGCTACTTCGCCCAGCACCAGACGGAATCGCTCGACCCCAACGACAACGTGGTGCAGGCGGCACTGCGCGGTCTCAATGCCACCGAGCAGCAGGCCCGCGACGTCTTGGGCTCGTTCCTCTTCCGGGGCGACGAGGCCTTCAAGCCCGTGCGCGTGCTCAGCGGCGGCGAAAAGAACCGTCTCGCGCTCGCTCGCATGCTGCTCCAGCCCGCCAACTTCTTCATCCTAGACGAGCCGACGAACCACCTCGACATGCAGAGCAAGCGCACCCTGCAGCAGGCGTTGCGGCTCTACGACGGCGGCTTTTGCATCATCTCGCACGACCGGGACTTCCTCGACCCGATCGTGCAAAAGGTGCTCGAAATCAGCCCCAGCGGCCACCGCATGTTCTGGGGCAACGTCAGCGAATACCTCGCCAAGGTGGAGGCCGATCAGGCGGCTGCCAGTGCCGCCGCCGCGGGCAAAGCCACCAGCGCCGCCGTGCCGGTCGACAATCTCAACGCCAAGGAGCGCCGCCAGCGCGAGGCCGAAAAGCGTCGCGTGCTCCAGCCCCTGCGCCAGAACGTGGAGCGTCTGGAGGCCGAAGTCGAGCGCCTCGACGCTGCCATTGCCACGTGGGAAGAAAAGATGAAAGATGCCGCCTTCTTCTCCCGCAGCGACGGCCTCAAGGAAGACATGCAGGCCTACGAGCAAACCAAGCGCGACCAGCAAAATGCGATGGAAGCCTGGGAATTCGCCCAGGTCGAACTCGAAGAAGCCGAAGAGCGCTGGCAGGGGTAG